TGAGtacgatgtgttcttgagtttcaggGATCAGACACACGCAACAACTTCACTGATTGCCTTTACCATAGATTGAGACTCGCTGGAGTCCATGTCTTCCTAGACAATGAAGAACTCCGAGTCGGCAAAGAAATCGGTGGTGAGCTTTTGAAAGCGCTCGACAAGTCTCGGATCTACATACCTATCTTCTCCAAGAATTACGCTACTAGTTCATGGTGTCTGCGGGAGGTTGCGCACATGAACGAATGCACCTCAAAATCAGGTGGGAAGAAAGAGATACTCCCCATCTTTTTTGACGTGGACCCTGACGACATTAAGCTTAAAACTGAATTGTACAAGAAGGCTATACCCAAGCACAAGAAGAAGTTCGGCTCTGATGCATTGAGGCGGTGGGAGGATGCTCTTGTAAAGGTTGCACATCTAAAGGGATGGGAACTTAAAGGATGACGGTAATTTTCCTCAACCTTTTGTTTATCATTCATAAGCGCAATAGTTACACTACTCGTTTGGAGAAACTTTgtcatcccaaaattcaagaattgaaGACATTTTTTGCATTAGAAGTTATGACAGCTAGAGCCGACATAAATGATATCGGATCCGGCtaccaaccaaagaaaaaaatatggcaGATGACCTATGAGCACCAACACTCTCTAGGAGCCTTCGTGTCATGTTGGACACTTTGACATGTGTCGACACTTTTCGATACTTTTTATACTtggtcaacacgtgtcggaaaatctgACACCTGGTCAACTTTCCTgacactctccgacactcgAGTCGGAATTCTGACATATGAGTTTCCGACACATGATTCCGATatcgaggtcaattttaaaaattcaataaataagagtcaaaaatatatatatatgaaaagatagaacacgataataaaaataataaattgagaaagaagaaaaacataatcttctcttctcttcgacTCCCACTTCCCGTTATACACAATTCGCCCCTTAagttttttcctatttttctaacATATCTAACATACGAGTCCAGAATATGAATAGcttgttttttttccaagttttgtgaattattgaaatagagttgaatttgtcaaattgaaataatgaatgatagtAATAAATGgcggattaatatttttagtgtaaattcattataggctttttaattatttatttacttatgaatttgattcaaattaatttgattgaaataatcataaaaataataatttagcacacgcacgcacgcacgcacgcacgcacgcacgtgtcggaattctctattttttgagaaacaacatgtcggcgtgtcgtgtcacATGTCACATGTcggtgtcggtgctacttagcaAATGATAGAACAAATTTACACTTAGCAGTGAGGACTCActggaggaaaaggaaagaataggGCAAAAAAAGGATCTGCTTTGATCCAATTAACGAACAAATTCTGATGACTCTTACTTGAATGAACCACATCTGAATCCGGTCCGATTACCTGTCTGATAGACCTAGAGAAAACTCACCAAATAAAATCTGTTCAGTTGTTtttcaccccaaaaaaaaaaaaaaaatttacttagaAAACAATGAAACAGTTTCACCTATCATGAATCTGTCGTGCTTCTTTCGATTTTGCTTGAGACTCCGAATATATTTAGGTTTTATCTCAGATTCAACTGTTGTATGAACGCAATCCTATATATTTAGCTCAATAGTACataaactttggaatttatgtCACTGCATGTCAGTTAGTCAATCCAAGcattatgaaataaaaaattaccttACAAGTTTTGTGAATCTTAGTATGTCCATTCCATCAAGAATATCTCCTTCACATGCATTGGCTCTCGCGTTATCTTACTCATCTCAAATACATCAAATTAATTGACATTCCATGAAATATCAACGCCTGCATCAACTGATTATAATGCTGAATTTCTGTCATAGTAACCGAAATGGTTGAGTTATTTAACCATATGGTCCCTAGGCACCTAGAGATCGTCATATATGGAAGAAATTTGTACCCTTTTCTTTCATGTCATTGATGAAAACAATAATTTCCCGCTTTGCTGCAGCCATGGAGAACTAATTGAATTGGTCGTTGGAGAGGTATTGTGTAAGCTTAATGCCAGAAACGTGGATATGCCTGAAAATTTGGTTGAAGATCATCATCAGATAAAAGCCATAATAGAGAAGGTGGATGTTGACTTTGATGGTGTACGTTTCGTTGGTATTCATGGAATAGGTGGCATTGGTAAAACAGTACTTGCAAAGGTTGTGTTCAACAAAGTATGTTCTCACTTTGACGGTGTTTGTTTCCTCAACAACGTTCGAGAATCATTGCAGCATGGGCCTAAATCATTGCAGCATCGTCTTATAAAGTTGCAAAAAAAGTTATTGGCAAGTTTTGGGGGTCTTGTGATTGATGATCACATCAAAGACACTGGAGATGGGATGAATAGGATCAAGAGAGTATGTCATACTAAAAAAGTCCTCATTGTTCTAGATGATCTAGACAAGCAAGAGCAACTCAAAAGGCTGGCCGGAAAATCTGATTGGTTTGGTTCAGGTAGTAGGATCATCTTCACCACTAGAAACTTAGAGGTCTTGAAGACTCGAGTGGAATCATCCAGTGAAGAAGTCCCAAATCAACCTAAAGGAATTTTGGCTTATGAAGTTCATGGAATGGAACTTGGTCATGCACTTCAGTTGTTTTGTAAGCACACATTCGGAAGAGACTCTCCCCTAGAAGGATATGATCATCTTGCAAAGGAGATTGTTTGTAGAGTGGGCATGCTTCCTTTGGCTATTGAGGTCATAGGTTCACATCTTTACTACCAAGGCTCTGCCCTAGAGCAACATTGTGATAATCAAAAGCTATGGGAAGATACGTTGAAGCAATTAGATGATGGTCCTTTTAAGGATGTCCGAGATGCATTAATGATAAGTTATGAAGGACTAGAGATTAAGCAAAAAGaagtatttttggatattgcttgctttttcacCTACAAGAACCAAGCATATCCAGTTATCATGTGGGATGATTGCAATTACCATCCCCACAGTGCAATTAATGTCCTCTGCCTACGGTCATTGATAAAAATTGTTGATAATGagttttggatgcatgaccaagttCGAGATCTAGGAAGGTACATTATCCTTGAAGAATATCCTTGCAAATATAGTAGGGTGTGGATTCATGAGGATGCTGTAAATTTACTGGAGAAAAAAGAGGTATAACGAAGAGTATGTcacattaatttctttttttggagaaaTTTGTTGAATCTGTTCCTTCTGCTTTATAGTTAGCTTAGTTCAACTGTCCATTTGTCTTATGAGTGAGATAGCTCTCTCTCAAACGTTTGGGTTAAAACATCTTGCAAATTAGTGGAGAGAGACTAGACAGAATGTCTAGTAGTTAACTTCGTTTTCTAGATTCTATAGGTTGTGGTTTCATGAGGATGCCGCAGATCTACTAGAGAGAAAAGAGGTAAAATGGAAGGGTATGacacataatttcttttttaacggAGAAATTTGTTTAATCcgttccttttattttatagtTAGCTTTGTTCAACTGTCCATTTGTCTCATGAGTCTCATAGTTTTTAACAGATTGCCTAGCAGTTAGCTTTTATAGATtctttagaataaaaaatagcataaagaaaattctaaaacaaCGGCGGGCCATTTCAATTGgaagttgaaaatttttgttaatAGTGGTGATCGAAAATATGTAAGTCTACTTTTTCCGAAAAGGAGGGCGCCACAGTATGTTTCCTATTGGGGAAATTGTTTACCAATGTCCACATGCTTCCTTTCTATATAGCTCTATAAAAAATGTTAAGTGCTCTGCATTCAAATTAATGTCGAGTCTCTATTGGCAGAGAAATGAAGATGTAAAAGCACTAAGCCTGACTTCATGTGGCTACAGCTGCGGCTGCAACGTTGTACGCGAAGAATTAGCTTTCGATGGCTGCAACCACAAAATTGTACCTGAAGAATTAGCTGCTCTGCCGAATTTAAGGTGCCTTAAAGTTCAAGGCCTTGGGTTTTTGGCAACTTTGAGAAAATTGTTTCAAAGCTATCTTGGCTTTCTTGGGAGGTGAcgcataataaattttatgtgGAGAATCTTCATTTTGCTAACTTGGTCGTGCTAGACCTTTCATATAGCTACATCAAAGATGACTGGGGTGGATGGAGTCAATTCCAGGTACACCTTTCTCTATGTACGTATTGAGAGATCAAGAAGAGCATTGTATGGGTAGATAATctatgtcttctttctttctatcttcaCCAATTGTTCATGAAATGAATATATCACTAGGAACAGAAAATATTTCACCGAAGTAACGTCTAGCATGGATAACAACCTACTAGATAcattagaaaaagaagaggaagctaTAAAATCACattattttgattgaattgTATGTCTTACCATATGAGTCATCTAGACTGAGCAAACCCATTATTCgaaaaatttcttctttgattatCCCATTTCTAACTTCTACTTCTTTAACAAACTTGTCGGCAATTGCACTCGTGATCTAATTCAATCttataacattttctttttcatcaaattgTGCTATGTGCAATTACCGCAAGATTTTACTGAACTATAAAAATGAGGGTAATTAGGTTTACTTTCCATCCTGATATGTATCCCAAGGATGATTGAAGTGTTTCCttcattttaattcaatttcttttccagcAGATGACAAAGAAACTAAAAGTATTGGATTTAACGGGTTGCATATTTTTGACGAGGACACCTGACTTCTCCAATTTCTTGTCTTTGGAGATCTTAATACTTGCTTGGTGTGTCAAGTTGATCACAATTGACCGCTCCATCGGTAAGCTTGAACACCTGAAAACTTTGAATATAGTGGGGTGTAGTAAATCTCTTGGGAAGTTGCACCCAGAAGTTGGTTCTCTACCTTCTTCAACGCAGATTGTCACGTATGCTAATCGTATCGAACGTTTCGGGATGGCGGTTCGTTTGCTAAATTTAAAGCGAATGGAGCGAAGATCCACGACGTGGAAGAGAAAATCCGAGACCGTTTCATTGTAATTGAGGAGAGTCTCCAGGAGCTGATTGATACGTTTGATTACACCGCCAAGGGGGCTAGAGCAGCGACGTCAGGAAGAGAAAATACGAGGGAGGCACCCCCGGATAGAATGGCACCCAGAGATACTTCCAAAGCCTCTTGTGGCTGGAGTGTGGGCGAACCTTACCCGGTTAAGTTTACATGGGAGTGGGGAAACAAAGGCGCTCCTGGAGGGActtgacagcctgaattttcgGTCAGATATCATAATAGAAGTGTGCCCTTGAAATCAGTTTGACTTCCAGAGTCTACTGGAAGGTAAGGAGCCAAATTCCATCCATCTCCCAGGCTATCGGCGTTCTTTATGGGAATTATCAAATCTATATTTGATCGTATAATGTGACATTATTAGACGCAAATTGTGATTACACTGTAAGTTACTTCGTATAGAATGCTTCTCTTTCGGGGCTAAATTTTAGAAGATGGGGAAAATATAATGACAGGAATATTTCGCCAATCACTGTGCAAATTATTATCCATTTTAGGACCCCAAAAACAACGAAAGTCATGGACCCCcccctttttattatttcagAATAAAAGATTTATACTTCGTGTAATAGTAGTTACATTATAATTTATTCCCCAAAATTCCTTTGTGCCGCATTTTAATAATCAGTTGACGTTTTGTCTGATTCATGTTTGAActatttttagatagattatcCATGTTGGCAAGGATATCTTTTAACCAGTAGAAGAGAGCACTTACGTAAATgtatagggaaaaagaaataataagtgTGCCTAGAGAGAGAAGTAAATAAGTTTATGACAGAAGTTAGGATAATTAGGaaatttctcttgattttttatatctCTCATGATTGTGCATATATCTACTAAATAAAATCGCcatttaaatttatatatagttGATGgattataattaattatctcatcACTTGAGATAGTCATGTGGTAAAGCTTACAAATAAACTCATGTATTATTCACTTTGATTTACTGACACACaaagaaatatacaaaaattacaCAATTCTCCCTTatgcatatatattattttgagaaaataaataaataatgatatttttatgctaattgataattatcttttctatttttgttataTCATGTTGCTGTgatatatctttaaaaaaaaaaaaaaaaagaacatcatatATAAAAACTTTAggataaaaatttgaagttgaaatccttatttggatttttttttcatatggaGTAGAGATTACAGAGTGAAGGAGCGGCATGTGCTAAGAACGTCAAGCATAACAAGGAGACGACTACTATTACCAATGGTGATGAACGTTGAGAAATCTAATAAACTTTTCTGGGTTTTTGTACTGACCTTTTAAATCTTAAGTGTAAAAACTTGTTGAACTAAGTCTCcgtttatttattgaaaattgaatgatttggaaaatatattttcaaaaatgatctCTTAcatcattcaaaatattttgtcagtggaaaatatttttattatcgacaataaattatgtctaaacattttcacgagcaatgaatttttttttattcattcctTTTTGCAATTGATACAAGtgctcattttttttcaaaaaaaaaaaaatctaaatcattcatctttcacaaaacaaacagagcctaaatAATGGTAAATTTGCAACTAATATCTCTTTTAGCtagtacaaattttttttttaggcaaaaAGTTGATTATTGACATTCTCGCCAAAACTTAAAACGTGTAGTtgaaacttcacaaattattaagaaaaattatattatacgTCACATGCTGTTTATACTTTTGAGTGGTATCAAGTGTTTCACATTAAAAGAACTCAAATTGCAAGAGCcgtgataataataaaaagtgaaatgtgaaaaatatacGGGGGAAGGATGTGAAAGGGGATGCTGATCCGGGTGACCCAACGAGTTTTCATTTAGAGGTCAATTTTGTTCGTAGATAGTGAGAGATTTAGAATATtcgattaaattaaatatatagtTAAAAGTTTCATTTACCATCTCCCATACTTAAGACTCAGTCTACCATTGTTCGAAGGTGAATGCAAGAGTCCACTTCTATGTCGTGACTAGAATCATGAATAGAAGGAATTTCATGAATTTAAGTTGAAGATATAGGATTTTGTTAAAATAGCGCAAGATGAAGAAATGGAACTTATCAGTATGGTCTGTTGTCAACTGTTTATGGACAAAAGATTATGTAGCACACGTATGCTTTGGAAAAATTACTCAATCagtctaaacctattgtacggacgtcaattcattcctaaacttttcaatttaccAACTTAGTTGTAAGCCTTTCATGAAATTTTCGTGTAGTTCTTCTGGTTAATTTCTGCTAGATGCCACTAATATAGCGGTCCAATCATCACCGGTCATCCTACACGTAGCACCATCATGTTTGCGATTTCCTgtaaaaattaaccaaaataactatattaaaatttcgcacaaaaatttaagatcaaattggtaaaattgaaaaatttagaacaaCATTAACATTGGATAATTTCTCCATTACAACAACTCACTggttaaaattatttatttcaacCAATACTATGTTATCCGCATAAAAAGGTTTATCGGCCTAGTTTCGGTCATCCTTATGCGAAATCCGGCATGATTATTTgggaaaactttttttttttttttgaacttcaATGCTCTAAAAAGGAACCAAATATTGTTTagtctaaaaaaacaaaaggaaaagagcaAAACAAAGAGGCCAGAGACCAATTATTATTCTATTATGAAACATGAAATGCCCAAAGGGAGAAGAACCCAAGTGCAGAACACGAAGACACTAGGAAATCCAAACAGATCAGTTTGAGTTAGCGGAAGTGATAAGCCATCTTACAGATCAGCAAAGGGCGCCCACGACCTTTTAGCCAAAATTCGGCCCATCAAAATTACTCATTGTAGAAGAGATGCGAATGGAGTTGCTGACTGGATTGTGAAAGCCCAGAGAAACAACATTTTACCGAACAACTGGGTCCAATATCCCCCATAGAGTCTCTTGGACATTTTATGTTCGGATGTAGCTcatctaaaatattattaatgaaATCTACGTATGTTTTtcgatcaaaaataaaaaaagaagttgtatGCGAGAACTATCAACGTCGGGGTTTTCCACTTGGGGATCTGCCCTAGGTGTACATACATCAGTTGCGTGATCCATTTCAACTATAATTACTTGATGGATTTTGTTAATGAGTGCCAAGAGTTAGGGCTATAAAAAAAGACCATCGAAATTTGAACCAAACTAAATTAATTAGAACAAAAAATTGAGGCTTCTGACTATTCGATTTTGTTTCGGATCATAACCCTGAACTAACCTGGACACATGATAGTAATTGCTTGTTCTAGGTTGATGCCATCAATTATTTCTCATGAATTCTTGACCGTCGCTAACACTATCCATCTCACCTCCCTCGATGGGCTTGTCCCTCCATAGATCGACTCGTGCCTCTCCATCACTTCCTCTCTATAAACATCAATTCCTGCAGCCTTCATCAGCGATCTGGGCAAGGATGACCTTCAATTGAGGGGAAGCTATAGAATCGCATCATTTTGATTAaatccatttttgaaaaatttcgtCTTCAATTATCCCATTTCGAACTTCTATTTCTTCTGCTTTCTCTTATCCACGAATTTGTCAGCAATCGCACTCATGATCTTAATCAATGTTgtaccattttcttcttcatcggaTTGTGCTATGTACAATTACTGCAAGATTTTACTGAAttattagaaaaacaaaaaaaaagggtaattaGGTTAACTTTCCCATCCAGATATGTACCTTGAGATGATCAGCGtgtttcattcattttaattcaatttatttttcagcagatgacaaaaaaaattgaaagttctagaGTTAACGGGCTGTACAAAGTTGACGAGGACACCCGACTTCACTGACTTCGTGTCTTTGGAGGTCTTAGTACTTGCTAGGTGTGTCAAGTTGATCACAATCGACAGCTCTATCGGTAAGCTTGAACGTCTGGAAACTTTGAATATTGAGGGGTTTACGTATATATGGAAGCTGCCCGCTCTGCCTTCTTTGACCCGGATTGTCGGGCTTCCGCGGGGGCGACTATTGTGGTCCATAATGAACGCTGGGGCACTGCCCAGACGCCGCGACGGTTGCTGGTAGGTGTTGTATCCGCGCGCGCGTGCCTCCATCTCCTGCAAGTGGGACTCCTCCCaaccattaaaagaaaaaaaaaagttgttcagTGTCAAGTCTGGAGGCACTCGACAATCTGAAATTTCGGTCAAACACTACATTAGAAGTGGACCCTAAAATCTGTTATAACTTCCAGAGTCTATTGCCAGATAGGAGAGCCAAATTCCACCCATCTCCCGGGCCATTAGTGTTCTTTATGGAATTATTATGTATATTTCATCGTATAATATGACATTTTCAGATGTAAAATTTCGATTCGTAAATGAATGGCTCTTTTTTTGTGGCTAAATTTTAGAAGATGGGAAATATATATGAGAGGAATATTTCGTCAACCGCTGTGCAAATTATTATCCATTTTAGGACCCCAAAAACGACAAATGTCATgatcccctttttttttcatttcagattaaaagatttatacttcatgcaGTATGGTTACGTTAgaatttttccccaaaattcaTTTGCACCACATTCCAATAATCAGTTGATGTTTTGTAGGGTTCTTGTTTGAACTATTTTTAGATGGATTATCCATGTTGTCAAGGATACCTTTTAACCAGTAGAAGAGAGCACTTACGTAAGTGCATAGGGATAAACAAATAATAAGTGTGCCTAGAGAGAGAAGTAAATTAGTTTAGGAGAGAAGTTGGAGATAATTagtatattttctttgattttttataatctttATCGTGATTGTACATATATCTAAGAGATATAATTGCCCTTTAGTTGTATATATCGTTGATGGATCATAATTGATTATCTCCTAATATAATTATGTTATAAAATCTATAGATAGACTCATGTATTCTTCATTTTGGTTCAATGAAACATAgagaaatatacaaaaattacaCAATTCTCTCTtctacataatttttttatttagagaaaataaataaataattttttatgctaaTAGATAATTATCTTGACTATTTTAAATTACATATTTGtggattttgttatatcatatcGGTGTGATATATCTTAAAAAGAACATGATGTATAAAAACTTTCGGATA
This genomic stretch from Eucalyptus grandis isolate ANBG69807.140 chromosome 3, ASM1654582v1, whole genome shotgun sequence harbors:
- the LOC120292217 gene encoding TMV resistance protein N-like isoform X2, with amino-acid sequence MNRIKRVCHTKKVLIVLDDLDKQEQLKRLAGKSDWFGSGSRIIFTTRNLEVLKTRVESSSEEVPNQPKGILAYEVHGMELGHALQLFCKHTFGRDSPLEGYDHLAKEIVCRVGMLPLAIEVIGSHLYYQGSALEQHCDNQKLWEDTLKQLDDGPFKDVRDALMISYEGLEIKQKEVFLDIACFFTYKNQAYPVIMWDDCNYHPHSAINVLCLRSLIKIVDNEFWMHDQVRDLGRYIILEEYPCKYSRVWIHEDAVNLLEKKELRLQRCTRRISFRWLQPQNCT
- the LOC120292217 gene encoding TMV resistance protein N-like isoform X1 is translated as MNRIKRVCHTKKVLIVLDDLDKQEQLKRLAGKSDWFGSGSRIIFTTRNLEVLKTRVESSSEEVPNQPKGILAYEVHGMELGHALQLFCKHTFGRDSPLEGYDHLAKEIVCRVGMLPLAIEVIGSHLYYQGSALEQHCDNQKLWEDTLKQLDDGPFKDVRDALMISYEGLEIKQKEVFLDIACFFTYKNQAYPVIMWDDCNYHPHSAINVLCLRSLIKIVDNEFWMHDQVRDLGRYIILEEYPCKYSRVWIHEDAVNLLEKKERNEDVKALSLTSCGYSCGCNVVREELAFDGCNHKIVPEELAALPNLRCLKVQGLGFLATLRKLFQSYLGFLGR